From the Asterias amurensis chromosome 1, ASM3211899v1 genome, the window TTTTTAATTGTACCTTTATGGGCGATGTGAAGGAATTAGTTTCGGTCACTGCATCCCCCCTTTAAGGCCAAAACTAATGACGTCATCTTGGGTAGCTGCCAGACGACCGTTACCTAGACGTCGGTTGATACGTTATAAGACGCTATAGTAACCAGAAAATGTTTAGGTGCCCGACTAGCTATTAATTTAGGACGATCTATGCAAATCCAACATGGCGACACAACAAACAGAACACGGTAAGTTTAGAAACAACTGTGATGTTTCGTtcattttattgatttgtgGAGTGGGGTTAACCATCAAAGTGTACGTTTGTAAATGACATGGGTAATATAGACTTTCAGTGACATTTGTTGGGAATTGGTATCAAGTTTCTTAATCTAATCGCTATGTTTTGAGTTGGTGAAATCGGAAAATCGAAGTTGTGAGGAGGattgtgggtgggtggggggaCTGATCGCCGATAAACCACAAGATTTACTCCCCCTCTCCACGACCGATTCTTGAGCCTACAAAATGCAGCGTACAAAAAGACCAACATGTGTAAACCCGCTTTTTCCAAACGTGTCAAAGTCTCCCCTTCCTTTTATTGTATAAGTACAATAAggattaataaatattattaaaaagtacGGTTACAAATGCAGTAGAATGtgtagccctggtaggacgtcagtccgTCGTGTTGCaagcaacggaggagtccaacctgggctgtagaatgtgtgtttttttaattttgtttaatatgtTTAATATGTCATCATGTGTCAACAATTGTCAACTCAATGACCACGATCTTGTTTGTGTGTACAACTTCAATCAGTCAAAAATAAGGggcagatttgtttatttaaaatagaTTGTGCATTCTTCCACCACTTTTTCTGATATTTTTACCAAGGGAAATCTTATTTGAGTATTAAAACAAGATAGTAATTTATCTCATGACAcctgaaaaagtggtggcagaacacaaaaagaaaatgctgtttttgtatttattttttatactcaTCATGTGGGTATGCAGATGAGACAATTTGCTATgcggtgtatgttgtcatgcacgacTCACGCACGCATCGCCTATATCTTTGTGttggttcaacagcgccctctctttaTTTTGCTTTTTGCAGTTAACCTTGTTGTCCCTTCCGACTCGGTGCAAAAACTCAAACTTCACACTCACACATCTGATAGGTGTGTGGAAGTTCGATCATCAAATCAAGTTGCTATAATGTCCACTTTGAACAGTGTCATTCCCGGCAAATTGAGTGTTGGTTCATATACTTTGCACATTTTGATCTTGTTTTGTCTACACAGATAGACTGGGTGTGTGGTGAAGAGAGTTCTAAAAAAATCCTAGGGCATTGTTTCTTGGGCAATGTTTTATCTTCCTTTTATAAGTTTGAGAATATCTGAAACACTGTCGTACCCTAACATTACTGGATCATTCTCCCTTAATTTCTCTCCAAGTCCAGCTGGCTTGTTCAGTGctgaaaagcatccctatttcaTTGGAAATCTGGACTGATGATGAAAAAGCTTACAGACCAGTGAATTGACATTTGACAGGCTAAGCTAGCTGATCCTGCTTGACAGCCACTGAAAAATAAAAGGGCAAACCACTGAACACTGTTGCATATTTCGATCACTGTAGTCTGAATAAGCCCTTTAAGAACAGCTGCAGTATCGCAGTCCCTTAGATGACCATGGAAAGAAATACGATGATTAGGCCTATATAGGTTATGATTATCACAACCGCGTgaggcccaaattcatagagctgctttttaaAGCATTAAGTACTGCTTATCAGttgtctgcttagcaataataaTGAGGATACCAACTACCTTTGGTGCATTTGGAATGGCACTTTGGACGGTAACCTTAAACTGGTAAGCATCATTTCATTGTCCTAAgtatatttttgtgcttaagcagctctatgaaattgggcccaggcgtgAACTCACCTTCATAAATCAATTATGCACTTTTGCCAAAAGATGAAACACTCAATGCTTCCTTTTCACCAAACTTTGACCATTGAATTTGATGACatggagcatggaggtagaattctatccatggttaaaggcagtggacactgttgataattgtcaaagacgagccttcacagtaagtgtatctcaacatatgcataaaataacaaacctgtgaaaatttgaccccaatcggtcatcaaacttgcaagataataataaaaaaaaaaagcacccctgccacacgaagtggtgtgcgcttagatggttgatttcgagacctcaacttctaaatctgaggtcccgaaatcaaattcgtggaaaactacttctttctcgaaaactatggtacttgagagggagccgtttctcacagtgttttaataccatcaaactctccccactactcatcaccaagaaaggttttgtgctaatatctagtttgtgtaattaccaatagtgtccactgcctttaaagactgcTATGCTTATTGAAAACAAGAGGATGTGAAATATTTCACTCTCTACCCACCcccttctcccccccccccccaacaaacaaacgcaATGTCAATAATGTATACTCTTTGAAAAATAGCACTAAGGTACATTGTATGTTAAATATTTCAATATAGCTTTTCTAAAAACCCTTAACTTTTCTAAAACCCTGGGAGACCTGGGAGAATCCTGACTCTATGTTCGTAACATTGACAATAACACAGCGTGAATCATATCCGGTAATTATCCCGATCCTATCAGTGTATAGTACACTGTGTTTAGTCGAACATGTACATGAACCCGCTGGCACTCTACATCCAGGGAACTATTTATTTAAAACTTTGATGAACacttttaaagttattttgttgttgtatattAACCTACAGCACCAATCATTAGAATGACACACCCACCATGCCCAGCCACTTGAATCCATTCAACTGCACATCTTGTTTGGAGGTACAGTTGTGTGCAGTTGTGTTCTTTTTACATACACAGTGTACATGTTAccagggaaaaaaatatttaaacttgttttgtgcacactgatgGCTAGTACTGGATTTTGTTAGAGTGAGGAAGGAACTCTTCTTTACTCTAACAAGAAGTGGCCATGACACGAATCCCCACTCACTGTGAACGAAGATGTTgtggaagtttcagcttcattagttgtcaagttttgaGAGTCGCGTAAATGCAGTGTACATTTGCTAAAATAATTCATtccactgagatgaaaattattttggtgaAAGCGTtaactcatttctaaaaaactgcaGCGCCgctgcaagtaatattttaagggaagctttctaccatcattatcttttaaCCGTGTAAgtctaatgtaaatctgtggacgtttatattatacatgtatgtgttgtgtaacgcaattaaaagaacccagtgcacttatcgaaaagagaaggggttcgccccggtgttcctggctgtggctgctaaatgcgcctaaggtgctaactaattgggtctcaaaattcatcactacaatctttctgaaagtttgtatatactcagcgccttgagtaccttgcttggtagatacgtgcgctatataagacgtcaatattattttgtgttacgtacaaaaagtactcaaaccctttaatgaaatgttcacaggtttggttAGACGGTACAATTCATTAATGAAAACTAGAAGATTGGATTGACACACTCCACCAAATTAATTACAGACTGCTCCTTTAACCACTAAACTGTAGACTAGAATCACTCAAAGCTTAATGCAACATATCCACAGGTGTGTCTCCTGGGTGGCTCATCAACTTGAACAGGACGTACTAATTGCACACTGTCTGGCAAGGACTTCCACTGGGGGTTTCTCTAACCATTGAAGTCCTTTCTCTGTGCTTTAACAATATGCAGTATCATTCGGTCTTGCTTTGTGAAACAATGCAATAAAATGCGTCATCTGGATGAGATGGTGGGGTGAGAAGCCATGTTCCGTAttcattgtttgtttagatgatcttcctacAAGGGAATTTGGCAAAGCTCCCAAAGGGGGATATTACATTTATGTACATGAGAACTTGGCAAAGCTGCCAAAAGGGGAAATACATGTTCACGCCTATTTGGCAACTGCTAATCTCTctcatactcaaaataattattagcataaaaaccttacttggtaatgagtaacggggagaggttaatagtataaaacactggaGACAGGgagacacaacttcgtgtgacagggggtgttttttctttcactattatctcgcaacttcgatgaccaattgagctcaaattttcacaggtttgttattttatgcatagatacacctagtgagaagactggtctttgacaataaccaatagtgtactgtccactgtctttaacctatgattatgaactgcaagaatcaataaattgtgattcagtgtTCGACACAAGTAGACAACAAAAGTCATTGTGAACAGTAGTTGGTCAGATTCAAATTCACACTGATGCGATTCCAAGACCTGTGTAGTATGTAGTCAAATCACTGGACCATGGTGACTTTGGAAGTGTGTGTATTATCATCAGAATGGTCCGTTGTCCTTTTAACTCACTGAATTTGCATTTAGGGGACCCCGGAAACCTTCCTGAATCCTCCAAAATAGGCTACTAAACCGTTTACAATAACCCTGCCCAGTGCCCACAGTTGCTGCTACAAAAGCAGCAAGTTTTCCCATACAATGACTGAACACATTTCTATATTTGTGCAGCAAGTGGTATGTTCTCACCATCTCTCTGTCATTTTAAACATGCTAAATGCACCAAACTGAGTAATGTAAAATttccggcgatatctcaaaaacagaTTGAAACAGCTTTTTATATGGTGTCGGCTGCATACACGTAGCACCTCTCAAATGTGTGAGGGTACAGGTCACATTAGTTCCATGCAGTTGGATGTGTCCTTGAAAGCTCCATACAAGATCCTGAAAAGGGGGATTTGTTCAATTGTTATGCATGAACAATCACTCAAGAATGGGGCTGTTTTCATTGCAAAGCGAaagttacatgtactttaacaAAAGGTTCAAGGATTGTTGACATTTTACAAGTGTGATTTTGAATGTGATCGTTCTAACATGAAATTCCAGATTATAGTACATAGCGTACATTGGACGTGCAACATccaaacaagatggctgctgtTGGATCTGTTAACAAACATCCAAATCGCCTAAGATTCAGGGTGGTCTTGGTTTTTTCAAAGAACTAGGAGGAGCAGGTGAAATCAAACAATAATTGCAGGTGGTTGTAAATGGCTGCATTGCACATGTTGCACATACAAATTGGCTTTAAACATGGTATTACATTCAATTAAGCAGCAAATCTCTTCAATCCGCTGCATATAAATCATTTTCCTTAGccgctccaggactgtggaaccatcttcccatcacaatacgcacctcaattttcaagaaagctcttaaaaaacatctttttccttagtatctgtttattgctttattgttcatttattgtattatctgcattgctattgtttgtctaaagcgctgtggtctaaatgaaatggcgctatataaaaacccattgaattgtattgtattgttttgtaattAAACTAATACCACATGTgtgttgtttgaagctttgcatggtgcaaAAACATTATTCCAAAGCGGGCAGAGTACattgtttgaaacgtcgagaccacaccagctcttttcagagccagcaCTCCCACATAAGAGAttttatacatggttgtacccaacAGTTTACTTATTGTTTATAATGAATTCTTATGACACCACTGTTTTCTATTTATTCAGGGCGCTGATGAGTGCAGTTATTTCTTGGAACGGGTGAGAGAGAAGAGAACCAGTGAGAGAAATTGACACAGGACTGCGTAAAAAAAACTAACATTGGAAATGCATCATGCGTCTGGATTTTGAGTCATTGAACATTAGCGATGACTAAGACTGAGGTTCAAATGTTCATCGTGGTTTCGTAATGCACATCTGCAAAACAGTCAACATTCAATCGTTCTGAATATTTCCACAGCAGCGTCGTGTTGGATTTTCGAAGAGAGACCGAACTGTAGGGCTTTTTGTTTAACTGATTCTGATTGAGCGTTACTATCACATGGTACTATCACATGGTGAGACCGTAGTGTAAGGACTTTGTTTACTGATTCCGAATGAGGATTTCTATGGCGAGGTGAGATTCCCAATTCGTCATGAGTGACAGTCATCGTCTGCGTCCAAAACTGCCGATGGGAGAGGTGGAGCACGCTAACATTCTGTCCCAGGATATTGGGAACCTGTTTGCCAATGAAGACTACAGCGATGTGACGCTGGTGGTCGAGGACAAATACTTCCATGCCCATCGGGTCATCCTGGCAGCAAGATGCCAGTATTTTAGGTGAGTAGAAATTGGGTGGGACTCAAACCGATGACTGTTGCATGGATTGAcatgctagagcagatgtcttaccactagactacCAAGCTAgcctggtggctagaggcagttcgaattatttttgttagcagcgggtactgcaaccaTCCTGTTTAACTAGCCTTTTGGCCAGTGGACTACTGTTAGGGGGCGAACGCTGGATTGGAATAAATAGGTTAATCCCGCCTTACCCCTTCAAAGTTTGATAAATGCTGTGCTTAATTCCACCCATTGTCTTTACAGGGCTTTACTTTTTGGTGGAATGAAAGAGTCCGCCCCAGGTTGCAATGAAATCGAACTCCAAGACACAACGGCGCAGGCCTTCGAGGCTCTTCTGAAGTACATCTACACGGGCAGGATCAACCTCCTGGACCTCAAAGAAGACGTCCTCCTAGACGTACTGGGCCTAGCCCACCAGTACGGCTTTGTGGATCTAGAGGGATCCATCTCGGACTACCTGAGAGCCATCTTGAGCATCCACAACGTTTGTCTGATTTACGACGTGGCGAGTTTGTACACGTTGGACGCGCTGAAGGAGACGTGCTACCACTTCATTGAAGCCAACGCTGGGGACGTTATGAACAGTGAATCTTTCCTCTCATTGTCCGAGGTACTGGAAATAATTTATTGGACTTCACAAAACAATTACCATGTTCAGTGGTTTGTGGCAGGTTGTTGTCGAGCGGTGCAGCAgttttcacaaaacgctaggattcatcttatctcgagttaggatgagtaactcgtcctaacttaggatgggttcaatgctccCTAATGCTtatatggatacggaacttaactcctcctaagtcctaagattaatccttagtgAGGAAGATTTTGATAAAATCAAAGGCAGGGCATCAGACTTAAGTTCTGGGCCGAATTTCATGAGTTGCTTTTAAGCATtaatgtagctaagcacaacaaaattatgcttactggATAAAGACACCTAGTCACTTGCCCCATTTTTTAACtgttatcctgctcatttctgctttgcagaaaattgttaagcatttgttttcttctgaatCATTAGAGTTAGGGGTTTGATTCCGGCTCATAACACCTACCTTGAcgaggcacttaaccataaatgCTTCTCTTAACCTAGGTGTATAAATTGGAACCTAAGAGGGCAGAAATGGTATCGTGATGGGTTAAGCCCTTAAATTGGACACTAGTCTAAAACTGTTAAATCCTCAAATACATTGTTCTGGTGTTTACGTTTTCTCTTTTCATCATGAATCTTtctcttataattattttgctaGAGCGCTTTAAAAGAAGTTATCACCAGGGACTCCTTCTACGCTTCTGAAATTGCAATCTTCAAAGCGGTTCAAGCCTGGACTCGTGCTAACAAAGACAGTAACTTCAGTGAGATCGCCAAGGCTATCCGGCTTCCCCTGATGACAATGAAGGAGCTGCTGAATGTGGTCCGACCAACAAAACTGCTTAGCGCTGACGACATCTTGGATGCAATAAAGATCAAGCAGGAAAGCCGGAATGTGGACCTTAATTTCCGAGGAGCTTTAGGTAAGCTGACTGCAGAGGGTTGCGACAAAAATAAATTCCTCAGCCTTGCTGCATCCTTTGGTTGGcgcggttggcttgtgcgtaaagcgttgcctctcaccaaggtgaccccggtttgtTTCCCGGCTAGGACCAGGGCCAtaagtgagttgagttgtgcgttagTTCTCTGCTGTGCCTCGAGGGTTTTTCAAagcatccggttttcctccctccaggaaaaatcaaacactttcgatcttggctgtgccctgtggtcataatgggttgatgtggctggcagccagaggcacccttgcatgcctgcttctcgaacacgttgtagtcgcgtccttcgcaattcagctcttagctgcgagtaaggatgattagccccccaaatcattattattatcctaTAAAAATGCTAACTCGACTATTCCAGACTTCGAGACAGGTACAAATTTGGCAATATTTTACACCcgtttattgttttactgtttcgTTCTTTATTTGTACGATTTATGATATGCTGTTTTCAAAGAAttcccaggggtataaatgggcaCCTGCGAGGGTTGATGTTGACAAAGATTTCATGGTTgttattggctcaatgacctgcagctgatttcatgaaacgctaggattaattgtatctcgagttaggacgagtaactcgtcctaacttaggactaatcttaaggtttgcatgctacagtgcagggctgggactcgtcctaagtcctttagattaaccctaagttaggaagagtttggtgaaatcgacggcagggcactaatgtaaagtgcattgatacattgcactatataagaactaggtGTTATTATTAAGGTTTGTATCAGACCCAACAAGTGTGGTTCAACAATGTTATAATAAAGAGAAGAACACTCGCAGGTTATTTTGCAAGACTTTTGCAGTCTGTTTCCACATTGTCTGTTGTCCTGATCCACATTATCCTAGTCACTGTTGTACGTTCAATCTCCATAGGACAATGGTGGGACTGGCAACCAGTCTATCAAACTAAGTGTGCATGCTGTGTTAAAGTGTTCATTATGATGGCTTTGGATAGTTTTGTGAAACTTTGCTCAATGTCTTTTTGTGGTTTTCTAATGAAACATTTAATGCTTTTTTGAAACATTTCCTGCCACTTGACTGCTGTTGTAACTTTAGTAATGTACAGTGTCCCTGTTTATGTGTGTCGCTTAGTCATTTAGTCCTTGAGAACgactctgcaagggtcgaaaCATTAGGTCACCAACAATTTCATGCATGTTTAGATGgtgtctccaccatgcaaacttTCAAATCATACTTGAACAGTATTCTTTTCAAACTTTCAGTACTTAATGAAAACATCGCCACTGCCAAGTACAATGCGGCCGTGACCAACGGTGACATGCGAGCGTCTCTACTAGATGGGGACTGTATGAACTATGACCTGGATCGAGGGTTCACCAGACATCCCATCGAGGACACGGCCAAACCAGAAGGGATTGTTATAAAGCTCGGAAAGCCATCAATCATCAACAAGATCAAACTCCTACTATGGGATCgagacatgaggtaaaaaatGATTTTGGAAAACGGTggaatcagggcccaatttcatacagctgctaagcacaaaaatttcaaaaatttcttcctcgataagaacaggattaccaaccaaatgtccatttgttgcatattgcttgttactggtacttGGCTATTGTTTgctaatcctgaaaatcacgtggaaatttggttggtaatcctgtttttatcaaggaagaaatttcatgctgagcaaatttttatgctaagcagctctatgaaattgggctctggacTATTTCACTTGCTTGGTGAAATGGAAATCCAGATTTCACAGAACGTGACAATGCAATACAAAATGCATTCAATGTAGTTTGATTTTATACAAATCTTCTTGGAGTGCCCCTCTTGCATCACACCTGGGGAAACTGCTTTTTCTCTTCGGTCCGGTCCTTCCCTATGGGACTCACTCCCCATCAAACTGAGAAAGGAGACTTTCTCACTTACATTCAAGAATTAACTCTCTTTCAATAAGATGTTTCAACTTCTGTTTATTTGCACAAGGTTCTCGGATATCAGTTTAGTGAAGGTCTTTCCTGCCAGGACAGTCATTCTGTGAGAGACATGGCGTTTTTTAAGTCTCCATTATTAATActatctttatttttattttttcaaggcAAAGAATACCTTTGGTTTTATGTAATGCTTggtgttttttaaatataaatgtagatacatTTATTACAACCATTTTAAAGATCATTGACAATCTTGATGTGTCGTTTATTGTTTTCATCCTATAAAAGTCTCAGTCTCAATAGCTGATGCTGATTTCAATGTCTTTTCTCTAGGTCGTATTCTTACTACATTGAAGCTTCCATTGATGAACAGGATTGGGTGCGGATTGTAGATCATTCACAATACCTATGCAGGTCCTGGCAGACGCTATTCTTCCCACCTAGGGTCTGTAGGTGAGTTACTATTAACAACATTTTAGCAACCCCTCCCCAGTATCGCTGTCTCTCACCACCACTTTCGAACCCACCCACCTACAcaagtgtgtaaacacctgggcctaatttcatggctctgcttaccgccgaattctgcactttcgatcacgattccccgcttacgtgcaagcgccgaatttcagcgctagccttgtaagcgtagaatgcctagtaacgtggagtaggcacgcgcagaagccaaactTCGCTACTAACCcttgaaatatgcttgccgtaagcacaaaattccctgcttccgtaagcgccgattctgtgcttacggtaagcagagccatgaaattgggccctgcaatcgtggaccctcctttgttcaactctttgcGATAGCAACCGTGGACCCCATTGTActcctttgtgatagcaaccgtggagccattgtcccttttgttataggtacccggtttgaatgtggataCAAACCCACCACCACCATCCCCGATCTCCACCACTATAACCTCTCCACCACCACCATCGCCACCATTACCACCACCACTCCCTCTCCACAGCGGCCATAAACCCAAACCACCATCCCTTATCCCTGCCATTTAAACACATACTCTTGATTTTGAGCAGAACTTATGTCCGTTgcgtatatacatgtaaacttCTGGTTGTCTTGTGTCATTGTGTATTAGCATAGCTCTTGTtttttgcgccaggagtgtcatcattgacagacatggcgcactagaaatggtcaacattattattattattattaataaatgatTATTCCTCTTTGTGTAGGTATGTTCGCATTGTTGGAGTTCGTAATACAGTCAACAAGGTTTTCCATCTAGTCTCATTCGAATGCATGTTCACAGACAAAACGCTACAACTGGAGAAGGGCCTTGTcggtaagttttgaaaaaaataaagttttttatCACACGGGGTAATTTTAATATGCCACTTGGAGGCAGCCAACTGAAAAGCATCTAAAAGGAATACTGCTGTGCAGCAATGGAGACATCTGACCAGCCATCAAAACCCTTTCGACATGGTGGAAGGTTACGCTGCACCTACATATCACAGCTTATAGACGACCTCAACGCCATAGGCCTACAATACGATCAAGCTGTTCAAGCTGCCCTGGATCGGCCTGGATGGCACAGACAAATTTCTAACATTGGACAAACCTGTGGTCACCATGTCTTTAGCGGAGTTCGACTATATTATAGGAGACATGCTTACGACAGGAAACACAAACCAATAGCCAgggtacaaaatttgtacacttttgtttttgctgtcttATAGCAGTGTCTGATAATCTCCCCATAAATTATGCTCAATGAAAATTGGAATGTGAATGTTTGTCCAGCCAGTAAATTATCTGTGTGACATGATCTTTTGTGTGCAATCTTcgttttaataattaaataattatatgtttattgttggcaggggtctggctGTACACATCTTAAGATGACAGTTTTCAAACTTTTCTGTCCTCTTTTgttcaatgtatatttggtttgcggtaacaccatgtgtgtatctacttgccaggtagagtttgttcttagagaactgtcttgctttactcTACCACcacggagtagatgttcgggggttcgggagacttctcagttctgaaaagaactgtcctactgTTCAACTTGTATTTCTTGTGTAAActtctaaagatttaaaataaataatttgctcCATCCATACAGTGCCGAAGGAGAGTGTAGCCACCATCCAAGCCAGCGCTAGCGTTATTGAAGGAGTGAGTCGCAGTCGTAATGCTCTACTGAACGGTGATACAAAGAACTACGATTGGGACTCGGGGTACACATGCCATCAACTTGGAAGTGGGTCCATAGTGGTACAGTTAGCCCAGCCGTACGTCATAGATTGTATGAggtaagaagaagaagaaaaatatatttttattttggcatcgatgcaatgcaaaatttgtaatcggtttttcactattctctcgtgaccaagatggccgatcaatctcaaacttctacaggtttgtcagtttatgtatatggtggattacataaagtgcttacactgccagcaactgtttttttttagcaaaaaccaattctgtaatgttcctttaaccctgTTTTACTGTGTTTATTGTTGACATTTTATATGCTTCCTTAGCGCTTCAGTTTGATGTTTTGACCATTGTTGTATACTTTTTATGTGTACATTTATTTGTATATTCTATTGTAAAATGGCCACATGATTGCCTTTATTGCTGGTGATGTTTGCTAACCAATGCTCtttctgtgtttttatttttgatattgtaTGTGACTGAAGGAAATATACTTAGGACATTTCTATTTCAAATCCATAACATAATATTATATATCGTTGACTTATATTCTTGTTTCTataatttgtgtacattttgctaGTATTATATTGTCAAAATGCCACATCATGACTGTTTAATTGCTTTTAGTCTTTGCTAAAATTATGTGGACATTCGACtatgaatgaaataaacatTATGACATTTCTATTTTACACCCTTGACCATATTTGACCTTTCCTTCTTGAACAAACAGAAAGTTCAAGTAGAAACATTATTTGTAATGGATCATATTATTGGGTTTATGAGTACTTTTTGAATACAATTTTGATATAGTTTTTGTGTTTGTACTTAAGTGAATCTTTCTTTGTACTCAACCGTGTTCCATTTTCTAAGAACACTTACTGTCTAGTTATTATAATatcaata encodes:
- the LOC139942602 gene encoding BTB/POZ domain-containing protein 9-like, producing MSDSHRLRPKLPMGEVEHANILSQDIGNLFANEDYSDVTLVVEDKYFHAHRVILAARCQYFRALLFGGMKESAPGCNEIELQDTTAQAFEALLKYIYTGRINLLDLKEDVLLDVLGLAHQYGFVDLEGSISDYLRAILSIHNVCLIYDVASLYTLDALKETCYHFIEANAGDVMNSESFLSLSESALKEVITRDSFYASEIAIFKAVQAWTRANKDSNFSEIAKAIRLPLMTMKELLNVVRPTKLLSADDILDAIKIKQESRNVDLNFRGALVLNENIATAKYNAAVTNGDMRASLLDGDCMNYDLDRGFTRHPIEDTAKPEGIVIKLGKPSIINKIKLLLWDRDMRSYSYYIEASIDEQDWVRIVDHSQYLCRSWQTLFFPPRVCRYVRIVGVRNTVNKVFHLVSFECMFTDKTLQLEKGLVVPKESVATIQASASVIEGVSRSRNALLNGDTKNYDWDSGYTCHQLGSGSIVVQLAQPYVIDCMRMLLWDCDARTYSYYVEVSTDQNTWVKVADKTKQACRGWQYLTFQRQAITFVRIVGTRNTANEVFHCVHFECPAQSTVDTPPGDDNPPAPEAAGGDNNNPPQGLSGQPSSSQSNQHRSLHQGI